A window of Planctomonas sp. JC2975 genomic DNA:
ATTCGGCAGCTGTACGGACACCATGCGATAGTCGCCGAGAGTGCCGCCGAGGTCGACATCGGTGTACGTGCCATCGGCGGGAAGCGCCGCGATCCTCGCGTTCGCGTCCGGCGACGCCGACTGCTGAGTGGCCCTCGGATCCCGGCTGAGGTAGACGGAGTACGTCGTTCCATCGTTCGTCACCACGGCCACCACTGTGCCTGCGCTGAGCCCCGGGGCGGTCGCCGCGGCGCCGGCGAGCTGCTTGCCCGACACACCGCCCGGCTGATTGACGGCCTGGAGCGCGACGAAATAGCCGCGCCGAGCGGCCTGGTCCAGCTGCTCGTCGAGCTTGTTCACCTGATAGTCGCGGAAGAAGAGCGCTCCGACGAGGCTGATCACCACACCGAGCACGGCGACCAGTGAAACGACCGCGATGACGAGCTTGGTGCGCAACGTCACGCGACGCCACGGCATCACGAACGACCGGCGCCACCACGCGGCGCGCGGTGCGTCACCCCCACCGCCGTCGCCCGGCCCCCTGGCACTCCCCGTGCTCACTCTCATCTCACTTCCGCGCCGGCCGTGGTCGGCGTCGCGCTACTCCGTGGCCTTGATCATGTAGCCAGCACCGCGGACCGTGTGGATCATCGCGGGGCGACCTGCGTCGATCTTCTTGCGCAGGTACGAGATGTAGAGCTCGACGACGCTGGAGGTGCCGCCGAAGTCATAGCTCCACACACGGTCCAGGATCTGCGCCTTCGACAGCACGCGCCGCGGGTTGCGCATGAGGTAGCGCAGCAGCTCGAACTCCGTCGCCGTGAGCGAGATCGCCTCCCCGCCGCGCGTCACCTCGTAGGAATCCTCGTCGAGCACGAGGTCGCCGACGACGATTCGCGGATCCTGCGTGTCCGCGATGAGCGCACGGGAGCGGCGCAGCAGCGAGCGCAGCCGCGCCACGAGCTCCTCCAGGCTGAACGGCTTCGTGACGTAGTCGTCGCCGCCTGCGGTCAGTCCAGCGATGCGGTCGTCGAGCGAGTCCTTCGCCGTGAGGAACAGCACAGGGGTCTCGCCGCCGGAGTCGCGCATCCGTCCCATCACCTGGAGTCCGTCGATGTCGGGCAGCATGATGTCGAGCACGACCGCATCCGGGTTGAACTCGCGCGCTGCCGTCAGAGCCTGCTGACCGGTCGCAGCCGTACGCACTTCCCAGCCTTCGTAGCGGAGCGCCATCTGGAGGAGGTCGGTGAGGGTGCGCTCGTCGTCGACGACGAGGATGCGGATGGGCGAGCCGTCCGCGTGGTGGAGGGGCGCCGGCGCTGGCCGGAGTTGGCCGCGCTCGGCGGCGGTTGCAGGGCTGGACATGTTTTCCATTATCGAAAGCTCGGTCCAAGACCGCTGTGGCCGACTTATGCGAATTCTGAGAGCCTGCCATCCGGCTCTCATGCGCGCCGAATCACTAACCAATCCCACAACTTCGGCATAGCTCCACCACAAAGCGAATGCCTAGGGTTCCTCCTGACCCACGACGGAGGACCACTATGTTCGGAACGTACCTGCGCCGAGAGCTGCTCGGCAGACGCAGGCAGACCATCATCATCGCCATCGGCATGGCGCTCGCGATCGCTCTGGTCATCATCGTCAACTCGGTCGCCGCCGGCGTCAAGAACGCACAAGCACAGGTGCTGCAGTCGGTGTACGGGGTCGGAACGGACATCACGGTCACCAAGCCGGTGAGTGCCCCCACTGCCGGATCGGCTCAGGCGCAGGGTCCCCGTTTCGACTTCGGCGCCAACTCCGGCACCGAAGGCAGCGACGGAAGCCGCAAGGTGGACTCCTCGCGACTGAGCGTCGGATTCGGCACCAACACGATGGCGGACTCCTCGCTGACGAAGGTGCAGAACACCGCGGGTGTCGCGGGCGCCTCGGCCGTGCTCTCGCTGCAGAACACGAGCTTCAACGGCACGCTTCCCGACTTCAGCCAGCTGCGCCAGGAGCGCGAGCAGGGTGGATCCTCGTCGACGCAGCAACCGTCGGCTCCGTCGGGTGGCGCCGACGGCAAGGGCGGCAGCTCCTTCCAGGTCAACTCGTTCTCCGTGATGGGCATCACGCCAGGGGGCAAGGCGGTCGGGCCCATCGCCTCAACGGCACTCGCCAAGGGCCGGACTCTCGCGGCCTCCGACAAGGGCAAGGATGTCGCGGTGCTCGACGCGAGCTACGCGAAGTCGAAGAGCCTCGCGGTCGGTGACACACTCAGCGTCGGCGGCAAGGACTTCAAGGTGGTCGGAACCGTCAAGCCGACCGGATCCGACTCAGCCACCGCCTCGAACGTGTACATCCCGCTCGATGTTGCCCAGTCGCTGTCCAGCGAAAGCGGCAAGGTCTCCTCGATCTACGTGTCCGCGGAATCCGCCACGGATGTCGACACGCTGAAGTCCTCCCTCCAGAAGTCCCTCCCCGGCACCACGGTGTCGACGCAGGCCGACCTGGCGTCCACCGTCTCCGGGTCCCTCGGCAGTGCCAGCCAGCTGGTGTCCAACCTCGGAACCTGGCTGTCGGTCATCGTGCTCGCTGCAGCGTTCCTCATCGCGATCCTGTTCACGATCTCGGGCGTCACCCGCCGCACCCGCGAGTTCGGCACGCTGAAGGCGATCGGCTGGTCCAACCGGCGGATCGTCGGCCAGGTGGCCGGCGAGTCGGTCGTTCAGGGGGTCATCGGCGGCGTCGCGGGCATCGTGATCGGCCTGGTGGGCGTGTTCGTGGTCAACGTCATCTCCCCCACGCTCACGGGCGGCGTCTCCAGCAGCGGCGGCTTCGGCGGTGCGATCGCCGAAGGGGCCCGCCGCGCGTTCAACGGCGGCAGTGGCGCCGCGCCGACGGGCGCCGGTCGCACCGGCGGCGGATTCGGTGGAGCCGCGGGCGGCGGCGGATTCGGCGCTGCGGCTCGATCCGCTGCCGGCTCGGCTTCCACGCAGGTGGATCTCAGCGCTCCGATCACCGTGTGGATCATCGTGATCGCCGTGGGCCTTGCCATCCTGGGCGGTCTGCTCGCCGGTGCGATCGGCGGATGGCGCGCATCGCGTCTACGCCCCGCAGAGGCGCTGCGGTCGGTGCAGTAGCCGACGCGTGCGGCAGGCACCGGCATCCGTCATCCAGGATTCGCCACCACAGACCTAAGGACCACACCATGTACAAGTTGAGGAACGTCACGAAGCAGTACCCGGGCAAGGGACGCAAAGTCGTGGCGCTGAACGACGTCACGCTCGATATCCCGGACGGCCAGCTGGTCGCGATCCAGGGGCCGACGGGCGGTGGAAAGTCGACGCTGCTGCAGATGCTCGGCGCTCTGGACCGCCCGACCTCGGGAACCGTCGAGCTGGAGGAGTCCAGCCTCGGGCGCATAGCGGACCGCAAGCTCACGGCCATTCGCGGCAAGGAGATCGGCTTCGTCTTCCAGGGGTTCAACCTCATTCCGACGCTCACGGCGCTCGAGAACGTGGAGACGGCGCTCGTACCGCTGAGCATCTCGGCGAGCGAGCGCAAGGAACGCGCGACGCGTGCGCTCGAGTCCGTGGGACTCGCCGACCGCGGCGACCATCGTCCGGCGGAGCTCTCCGGCGGTCAGCAGCAGCGCGTCGCGATCGCTCGTGCGCTCGTGAAAGAACCCGACGTGCTGCTCGCGGACGAGCCGACCGGAAACCTCGACGAGGAGACGCGCGACGAGATCATGGACCTGCTCGAAGGCCTGTGGCGTGACCGCGGCCTCACGTTGGTGATCGTCACGCACGACTCGGCTGTCGCCCGCCGCGCTCAGCGTCGACTGCACATCAAGCAAGGCAAGGTCAAAGAGGTCGCCTGACTTGTCCCCCTGCTCCGACCGCATCGGCAGCGGTCGGTGAGACCGATCACACGTCTCGCTCAGCAAGGAGCGCATCGACGCCCGCGATGACTCGCCCGATCCCGAATCGGAGCGCGTCGTCGCGGGCGCCTTCATCCTGGGTAAACGCCGCGGTGGTCAGCGGGAAGTCGTCAGCGCGGGATGCGAGGACGGGCGCCAAAGCCCGCAGGAGTTGGTCTTCGGGGGCCCCCGTGCCCGACTGCTGACGCACGACGGCCATCACGTGCCCGACCAGCAAGGCGAGCACATCCAGCATCTCCGCCCCGGTCAGGTGCAACCCGGTCATGATCCGCAGGCCGGACTCGAACCATTCGAGCTCGACCGGCCCCGGAAGATGCGGGCGCTGCACGAGCTCGACCGCCCAAGGGCGGGCGACCGCCCGGCCGTGCAGGTCGACCGCCCAGTCCCGCAACGCCGTGCGCCAGTCGGATGCCCCTGACGGCTCAGGCTCGCCCATGGCTCGCTCCAGCATCACGGCGTTCAGTTCCACGCGCCCAGGAACGTAGCGGTAGAGCGCCATCTTGGTTGCGCCGAGACGTTCCGCCACGCGCTGCATGGTGACGGCTTCGAGTCCTTCCTCGTCTGCGATGACGACAGCAGCGTCGGCCACCTGCGTGAGGGTGAACTTCGGTTTCGGACCGCGGCGCACCGCCGTCGGTTCGGTCCAGAGCAGGGCAGCAACGCCGTCGACCGCCGCTTCGTCGCGCTTCTCGGATGCCGCCACCGCTCCGCCCTTTCCGAAAAGTAATTGCGTCCAGCGTACGCTATTAGTTATTGTGTCCGCGAGACGCAATTAATCGAAGGGCAGACATCATGAACGGAACCAAGGTCCTCATCTCCGGTGCGAGCATCGCCGGCCCCGCGCTGGCCGGATGGCTCGCACGCAACGGCTACGACGTCACCGTCGTGGAGAAGGCGACGGACGTACGCCCGGGCGGGCAGGCCGTCGATTTCAAGGGACGGACCCATCGACGGGTCCTGGAGCGGATGGGCATCATCGACGACGTCTATGCTGCGCAGACCGCGAAGACCGACTGGCGCATCGTGGACGAGCACGACAGGGTCAAGGCCGTTGTGCCCGGCGAGTTCCTGGGCGGTGATGTCGAGATCCTGCGCGGCGACCTGGCCCGCATCCTGTACCGACGCAGCGCAGAGGGCGCCGAGTACGTGTTCGATGACGAGATCGTCGGCATGCGCGAAAGCGCGCACGGCATCGACGTGGAGTTCGCATGCAGGCCGGCCGAGCGCTTCGACCTCGTCGTCGGCGCGGACGGCGTGCACTCAGCTGTGCGCAGGATCGCCTTCGGCGAGGAGTCGGCATTCGTCGAGCCGCTCGGCTGGTACTACGCCGTGGCGAACGCCTCCGCGTCGTCGGCCGGACTGCTGACGCGCCTGCCAGACGGCCGTGCCGTCGCATACGGATACAACGTGCCAGGGCGACTGGCGGTGCTCGGCGGGCAGAAGGCGCCGAGCCTGTTCGTGTTCCGCGCGGAGCGTCCGGACTACGACCGACGGGACACCGACTCGCAGCGCCGCTTCCTCGAGTCGCAGTACAAGGGAGTCGGTTGGCGTGTGCCAGAGATGCTGCAGGCGAGCCGGGACTCGTCCGACTTCTATCTCGACGCGCTGGCACGCACGAAGATGACCGCGTTCACGAAGGGTCGGGTAGCGCTGGTCGGCGACGCCGGATACGCGAACACGCTCGGCGGATTCGGCACCGGACTCGCGCTCGTCGGCGCGTACGTTCTGGCCGGAGAGCTGGTCGCCGCGCAGGGCGACCACGCCTCCGCCTTCGCCGCTTATGACGAGCGGATGGCACGCCTCACGAAAGTCGCCCGCTCCGGCAACGCAGGACCGTTCCTCGCTCCGCCGACGCGGGCGCGCATACGCATGCGCGACTGGACGTTCGCGAACCGCTCCATGATGCGCACCATGATGTGGATGACCGACAAGTTCGCCACCGATGACGCGATCCCCGAGTACAGCCTCGTCTGACCGGGAACAGGACGGCGACACCCTGACATGCCTGTGGGGGCGGGGGCCCCGGGCGTGGTGGTCGCCCGGCTCAGGACGCGATGTCGACCCAGCCGCCGGACTCGGCGGAGTCGATGACGGCATCCATGACCACTGCCGCTCGCAGCCCGTCCGCGAAGCGCGGCAGCCCGTCGGGCTCCGCACCGGCGATCGCCGCGTACGTGTCTGCGACGAACGCGTTGAACGCGTCCTGGTAGCCCTGCGGATGTCCAGCAGGCGTCATCACCAGGCGTGCGGCATCCGGTGCCAGCTGGTCCGCGTCCCGAGGGATCAGGAGCGAGCCCTTGCGGCGGCCGACCCAGAGCGTCTCCGGCTGCTCTTGGTCGAAAACGATGGACTCGACCGATCCGGCGAGCTCCATCTGCAGCCGGTTCTTGCGTCCTGGCGCCGCCTGCGACACGAGCAGGGTGCCGATGGCGCTGCTTGCGGTCTGCACGGCAACGGCAACGGCGTCTTCCGTCGTGATCGCCGAATGCTCGGCGCGAGCGTCGAAGAAGGTGCGCTTCGTCGCGGCGACGCTGGAGACGCGGTCGCCCGTGACGAACTCGATGAGGTCGACGAGGTGCGAGCCGATATCCGCGAACGCCCTTGAGCGACCGCCGGCGGCGCCGTCGACTCGCCAGTTGTCGTCATCCGCATCCAGCAGCCAGTCCTGGAGGTACGTGCCGGAGATGGTGAGCAGCCGGCCCGCCTCTCCGGCGGCGAAGCGCGCTCGGGCCTCGCGGACGAGCGGGTGGAAGCGGTAGACGAACGGGACGGTGGCGGTGAGGTCGGCCGATGCGGCGGCATCCGCCAGCCTCTGCGCATCCGCCACGGTCGTGGCCAGCGGCTTCTCGCAGACGACGTGCTTGCCCGCCTCGAGCGCCGCGAGGGCCTGCTCGGCATGCAAGGCGTTCGGCGTGGTGATGTGCACGACGTGGATGCCGTCGTCCGCGAGCATGTCGTCGAACGTGTCGTACGCCCGCGCGATGCCCAGCTCAGCGGCCGCCGTCGCGGCCCTTTCGGGCCGCGACGACACGATGCCGGTCAGCTGGGCACGGGCGGCGCGGGCCGCCCTGGAGTGCACCGTCGCCATGAATCCGCCGCCGACGATGCCGACGCCGAGGTGCGACGGCGCGGTGCTCTCCGCCATCAGGAGAGTGTGGACTCGGCCGGGTCCCACTCTTCGGGCACTGCCGGGGTGGGCACGAAGGTGCTCGCCACGTCGACCCATTCGCCGCTCTCGGCCGCCTCGATGGTCGACACCATGATGTCGAGCGCGTGGTAGGCCTGCTCGCCGCTGGCACGCTCCGGCACGCCGGCGCGGATGGCGCGGGCCAGCTCGACGACACCCGTTCCGCGCGCAGCCTTCTCGCCCTCGACGGTGATGGTCTTGGGCTCGCCGTCTGCGTGCAGCACGAGATCGCCCACGAACATGTTCGGGTCGTTGACCTCGAGAGCGCCGTCGACACCCGTGACCTCGAACAGCGTGCGAGGCAGCTTCGAGTCGAAGCTGAAGATGCTCTGCGACGTCTTGCCGCTCTCGAACTCGAACACCGTGCTCACGTGCGTTGGCACGGTGACCTCGAAGGTCTGTCCTGCCAGCGGGCCGGAACCGATGGTGCGGATCGGCTTCGACTTGGAGGCGACAGCGGCGACGCGCTTGACCGGTCCGAACAGCTGGATCAGCGTGGTCACGTAGTAGGGACCGATGTCGAACAGCGGACCGGCACCCTGCTGGAACAGGAACGCAGGGTTCGGGTGCCACGACTCGGGGCCGGGACCCTGCACGAGCGTGAGGGCGGTCTGCGGCTCGCCGATCGCACCGGACTCGAGCAGGCGACGCGCGGTCTGGATGCCGCCACCGAGGAACGTGTCTGGCGCGCACGCTGCGCGCACGCCCGCGGCCTTCGCCGCCTCCAGCACCCGCTTTCCGCTCTCGCGGTCGAGGGCGATGGGCTTCTCGCTCCACACGCTCTTGCCCGCGGCGATCACCTGCAGCGCCACCTCGGCGTGCACGGCGGGGATGGTGAGATTGACGACGATCTCGATCTCGGGATCCGCCAGCAGCTCCTCCACCGTGCCGTTGGCGGGGATGCCGAACTTCTCGGCCTGCGCCTGTGCCGCCTCGGGGATCAGGTCCGCGATGAAGCGCACCTCGACATCCGGGAACGACGTGAGGTTCGTCAGGTACTGGGTGGAGATGTTGCCTGCGCCGATGACGCCGACGCCGACGGGTCCGGTCTTGGTCTGCTCGCTCACGCGAGGCCCTCCTTCGTGAGGTAGCTGAAGCTGTCCGCGACAGCGGTGAAACGGTTGTCGTGCGAGTCGTCGAGCTCGATGACCCGCAGCGCGGTGGGCGCGGCCTCGATGATCGCACGGATCGGCAGGCTGCCGGACCCGACGGCCACCTGATCCTTGGTCTCCTTGGTCGCGGGGCCGTCCTTGATGTGCAGGGCCACGACGCGATCTCCGAGTCGGCCGAGCACCTCGACGGGATCCTCGCCGCCGACGGCGACCCAGTACGTGTCGAGCTCGATGACGACCTCAGGGTCGAGCTTGGAGACGAAGTACTCGAGGGCGTTCTGGCCGTCGATCTTGTTCTCGAACTCGTGGGCGTGGTTGTGGTAGCCGACGCGCACGCCGTGCTCGGCCGCGATCTTCGCAGCGTGGTTCAGCTCGGCGGCGATCGCCTCGACGGACTCCGCGCTCTTCCAGCGCTCGTCGGCCGCATGCGGATCGATCACGGTCTGGATGCCGAGCTCACGGGCGGCGTCGAAGATGGAGCCGAGCTGCTCGTCGCTCTCGCCCAGGAAGTGCACGTGCACGGTGGGAGCGGTGAGACCGGCGGCGACGAGCGCGTCGCCGAGACCGACGAAGTCGGTGAAGCTGAACGGCTCGACCTGGGTGAAGCCCACCTCGGCGAGCTTGTTCAGGGTTCCCTGCAGGTCGTCCCGCAGCGCTTCACGCACCGTGTAGAGCTGTACGGAAACAGGTGAGGTGGTCACGATTCTCCTCGTCGAGAGCCTCGATACGGGTGCACGGACTCATGGCCGCGGTCGCCAGGTGGAGGCCGGTTTGTCGTCAGGGCACGCCCGCGCGATGCACTGGGCATGCACACGGATTTCCCTGGGGTCGAATCGATTGAATCACACTTCTGCCGTCAGTCAAGCAAAAGTTGATAGACATCCGTCAACTTCCGTCACCCGTTCGGCGGTGTGGTTCAATCGGTCTATGTCGGCCCCGTCTGCACCATCAGGCGCCCCTCGCGGCGGCCTGGTGCCGAGCGATGCTGCGGAGTTGGTCGGCATCTTGCGCGACGGGATCCCCCGCACACGCGCCCAGCTCGCCGAGCAGACCGGCCTGGCACGATCCACCGTGTCCTCGAGACTCGACGCGCTGATGGATGCCGGACTCATCACCGCTGCGACCGACGCAGCGTCATCCGGAGGTCGCCCGCCGGCAAGGGTCACGTTCAACGCCGGGGCCCGGTACATCGTGTCCGTCGACCTCGGGGCGACGCACGGCGTCATAGCGCTGGGCGATCTCGCCGGAACCGTGCTGTTCTCCGAGACGGCCCCGCTGACCATCTCGGAAGGTCCCGAAGCCGTGCTGGACTGGGCGCTCGCGACGGCGAAACGGCTCGTGAAGGCATCCAAGCGTCCGAGGTCAGAACTCGCCGGGGTGGGCATCGGCCTGCCCGGCCCCGTTCAGCACTCGACGGGCATGCCGATCAACCCGCCCATCATGCCCGGCTGGGATCGCTTCGACGTTCCCGCCTACGTGCGCCGAACGTTCGACGTGCCCGTGCTCGTCGACAACGACGTCAACGTGCTGGCGCTCGGCGAGCACGCCGTCTCCTGGCCCACCGAAGACGACCTCTTGTTCGTGAAGGTCTCGACCGGAATCGGCCTCGGCATCATCGCCGGCGGCAGCCTGCAGCGCGGTGCCGCCGGATCCGCCGGCGACCTCGGTCACGTGCGCGTGCCGTTCAGCCGTGAGACCCCACGCCACGGCGACGAGAACGCGGACCTCGAGGCGCTGGCCAGTGGACCGGCCATCGCCAGATACATCGCCGAGCGGGGCACACCGGCCGTATCGAGTGCGGATGTGCTGGCGCTCGCGCGGGGCGGACATCCGGATGCCGTTGCCGGCATCCGGCAGGCCGGCCGCGACCTCGGCGAAGTGCTCGCCACCTGCGTGAACCTGTTCAACCCGTCGGTGATCGTGGTGGGCGGATCCATCGCACGCGCCGGCGAACACCTGCTCGCCGGCGTGCGCGAGGTCGTCTACCGGCAGTCGACGCCCCTGGCCACGGAGCACCTGCAGATCGTGCCAGCCGCTGCCGGCGAGACCGGCGGCGTGCTCGGCGCCGCCATCATGGTGGCGCAACATCTGCTCGAGCCGGCGTAGCACCCTCCGGCCTCCCGCTCCACCGCGGATGCGGACCGCCTCGTGAACCTGTCTGTGCCCGTTCCGGACACCATCGAGGGCGCCGTCAGTCGCCTTCGATGGTGCTGCCGTCCTCGTCGGCACGCAGGCGCGACAGCAGATCGGCGAGCGTTGCGGTCTCCGCTGCATCGAGCGTGATGGCCAGCCGCCTGGACGTCTCCTCCGAGACGACGCCGGATGCGGCAGCGAGCATCCGCTCCCCTTCCGGTGTCAGTCGCAGGATGGACGACCGCCTGTCGCCCGGATGCGGCGCACGCTCCGCCCAGCCACGTTTCGACAGGCGGTCGACGGCCTTGCTCGCGCCGCCGACCGTGATGCGCACTCCGTTGGCGAGGTCCTGGACGCGGCAGTTCGGGGTGCCGTCGATCACCCGCATCGGCAGGTATTCGATCAGCACCATGTCGAGATCCGATCGAAGCCGTCTGTCGACGACGTTGAACTGATCGACCTGCACGAACACGAGGTCGGCCAGAAGCTCGCCGTAGTCGATCCGTGCGGAGTCAGCCGATTTCATAATCTTCATTCCCAGGAATAATCTTCTCGAGAAGCATGTTCCTGATTCTATAACCGACCGCTGGGCCGGACCCGGTGCGACGAGCACCGCGCCCGACGTGGTCACCGCGAGAAGGAGACACCATGACAACGACGACAACCGCCGAGGCACGCGAGCCGGACAGTGTGCCGAGGCACGCCGCTCCGACGGAGCAGAGCCTCCGGGACCAGAGCCTTCGCGACCAGAGCCTCCCTGAGCAGGTGATCGGCACCCGTGCGTTCTATCGCACAGACCTCGGGGTGCGGCCATACGCCGACGACGTCACGGTCTCACCCGGTTCGCTGGGCGGCATCCCAACGGTCGAGGTGCGCACGGCGGGTGTGCGGGAAGATGCCGTCCTGTTCTGGGTGCACGGAGGCGCGTACATCGCCGGGTTCGCCGCAGCGGCCACCGGCCTCGCGGCCGCAGTCGGACGCGCAGCGCACGTGCGAGCCGTCTCGGTCGAGTACCGGCTTGCTCCGGAGCATCCGTTCCCGGCACCGCTGGACGACGTGCTCGCTGCGTACCGCGGTCTGCTGGCGAGCGGAGTCCCGGCCGAGCGGATCGTGTTCGGCGGGGAGTCAGCAGGCGGCGGCCTGGTGATGGCTGCCATGGTCGCGCTTCGAGATGCCGGCGATCCGCTACCGGCCGCAGCAGTCCTGCTCTCGCCCTGGGTCGACCTCTCGCTCGAGGGCGACAGCATGGCCGAGCGCGCCACACTCGACCCGGTGCTCTCGCCCGAGGTTCTGCGCAACGCGTCCGAGTGGTACGTCGGAGAGGCGAGCCCCTCGGATCCGCGCCTCAGCACCGTCTTCGCTGACCTGACCGGGCTTCCGCCGCTGACGGTGGTCGTGGGTTCGCACGAGATCTTGCTCGATGACGCGATCCGCCTCGTGACGCGAGCAGCGCGCGCTGATGTGGCCGCGACCCTCACGGTGGTCCCCTCAGGAACCCACGGTTCGGAGATGTCCGAGATCGTGGATCCCGACACGCGCGGGCAGCTCGCGACCGCCGGCCGGTTCCTCGCCGAACGGCTGCCCGCCTGACGGCGCCGGCGCGCCGCCGATCCGGATCCGGGATGCCGAAACCCCGGATCCGGATCGTCGGCCGCGCAGCAACGACGGCAGAATGGACCGGTGACCGACACGATGCTCTCTCTGTTCGACGAGGAGCTCGAGGCCACCCTCCGTCCGGTCGGCGGCCGCCAGGATGCCGTCATCCGGCCGGCCGCGGTGCCGCTGCCCCCACACGAACGGCGCATCCTGGCGCATTCTTCCGACCGCGTCCCGTGGCTGCGCGCCCGCGCCCGCGGCATCACGGCGACGGACGTCGCGAAGCTGTCGACACCGGCGTCGGTTCTGGCGGCCGCGCGGCAGAAGGTGCACGGATCCGGCTTCACCGGCAACGTCTACACCGAGCACGGCAAGGCCAGGGAGCCGCAGATCGCGAAATGGATGCTGCGCGAACACGGCATCGAGCACAGCGATGCGCTGTTCCACGCCGAACGCGATCGCCGCCATCTCGCCACGCCCGACGGCCTTGCCCTTCGCGATGACGGACATCTCGTGCTGGCGGAGATCAAGACCACGAACAAGCCGT
This region includes:
- a CDS encoding MarR family winged helix-turn-helix transcriptional regulator; its protein translation is MKSADSARIDYGELLADLVFVQVDQFNVVDRRLRSDLDMVLIEYLPMRVIDGTPNCRVQDLANGVRITVGGASKAVDRLSKRGWAERAPHPGDRRSSILRLTPEGERMLAAASGVVSEETSRRLAITLDAAETATLADLLSRLRADEDGSTIEGD
- a CDS encoding alpha/beta hydrolase, whose product is MTTTTTAEAREPDSVPRHAAPTEQSLRDQSLRDQSLPEQVIGTRAFYRTDLGVRPYADDVTVSPGSLGGIPTVEVRTAGVREDAVLFWVHGGAYIAGFAAAATGLAAAVGRAAHVRAVSVEYRLAPEHPFPAPLDDVLAAYRGLLASGVPAERIVFGGESAGGGLVMAAMVALRDAGDPLPAAAVLLSPWVDLSLEGDSMAERATLDPVLSPEVLRNASEWYVGEASPSDPRLSTVFADLTGLPPLTVVVGSHEILLDDAIRLVTRAARADVAATLTVVPSGTHGSEMSEIVDPDTRGQLATAGRFLAERLPA
- a CDS encoding YqaJ viral recombinase family protein, which produces MTDTMLSLFDEELEATLRPVGGRQDAVIRPAAVPLPPHERRILAHSSDRVPWLRARARGITATDVAKLSTPASVLAAARQKVHGSGFTGNVYTEHGKAREPQIAKWMLREHGIEHSDALFHAERDRRHLATPDGLALRDDGHLVLAEIKTTNKPWRSIPRHYLRQVWWQQYVLGAERTLFVWERHDGFVPVGDPECKWIDRDENEIEALVSLATQLIATLASGRV